The Iamia sp. SCSIO 61187 genomic sequence CGGCGGTCGATCACCGGTCGGATGGTGCCGTCGGCGTACCAGGGCAGCACCTCGCGGGCGAAGCGCTGGGTGACGGCGACCTTCTCCTCGAGCGGTCGGGCCCGCAGCACGGTGCCGACGAGGTGGGCCCGCTTGGGCAGCATGGCGCCGAGGTCGATCTCGGTGCGACCGCCACCCATCACGCCGACCTGGACGATGGTGCCCCCGACCCGCAGGGCCTTGAGGTTGCGGTTGAGGTAGTCGCCGCCGACCACGTCGAGGACCACGTCGACGCCCTGCCCGTCGGTTGCGGCCCACGCCGCCTCGACGAAGTCGTCGACCGTGTAGTCCACGACGACGTCGGCCCCGATGGCCTTGCACGCCTCGACCTTGACCGTCGAGGTCGTCGTGACGACGCACGCCCCCATGGCCTTGGCGATGGGGATGGCGGCGGTGCCGACACCCGAGGCCCCGGCGTGGACCAGGGCGACGCGCCCGCTGGTGAGCCCGCCCCGCACGACGAGGGCGTCCCAGGCGGTGATGCCCACCTCGGGGACCGCAGCGGCGTCGGCCAGGCCCAGAGCGGCCGGGACCGCCATCAGCTGGCGCTCGTGGACGGCGATGCGCTCGGCGTAGGCGCCACCGCTGACGATGCCCATGACCTCGTCGCCGACCTGCCAGGCCGTGGCCCGCTCACCGAGGGCGACGACGGTGCCGGCCAGCTCCATCCCGGGCACCTCGTGGGCCCGGGGCGGCCCGGGCTCCGGGTAGAACCCCCGCCGCTGGAGGAGGTCGGCCCGGTTGAGAGCCGTGGCCCGGACGGCGACCAGGACCTCCTCGGGACCGGGGACCGGCTCGGGGATGTCCTGGAGGGCGAGGACGTCGGCGTCCCCCGGCTCGGTGATCACGACGGCACGCATGGCCCGGAGGGTATTGCAGCCGCGTCCGGCGCGAGCCGTGGCGGGCCGTCCGCCGCCGACCTCCCACCGTTCCTGGTACGGATCATGCGCCTCAGGGACGCGATCGGTCCCAAGAACCGAGCGAGGGGACGCCGACCGCGACGCCCGCCGTCGACGGTGGCCGCGACGATCTGGTTGGGGCCCATCGGGCGGCGCCGCTACAGTCGCTCCGCGCCTCTAGCTCAACGGCAGAGCAATGGACTCTTAATCCACAGGTTGGGGGTTCGAATCCCCCGGGGCGCACCACTCAGAGCGGATGCGCGGCGGCGAGGCCCGGCGGTGCGGAGCAGGCCCCGCGGTTTGGCCCGGCGGCGCGACGGGGAGCACCCCGGTCGCCCGCAGACCGGAGGCCGTCGTGACCGTGGCGCCACCTGCGCTCGTCGGGGGGATCCTCTCCACCGACGCCTACCAGCTGACGATGGCCCAGCTCTACCACCGGATGGGCCTCCACGAGCGCCCGGTCCGCTTCGAGCACCTCTTCCGGTCGTACCCGGACTACGGCACCCACGCCGCCGGCTACTGCATCGCCGCCGGCCTGGCACCGTTCGTCGACTGGGCGCGCAGCGCTGCCGCGACCGACGCCGACGTGGCCGCCCTCCGCTCCCACCGCGGGCGGACGGGTGAGCGGCTGTTCACCGACGACTTCTGCGCCTGGTTCGCCACCGCGTCCTTCGCGGACCTGCGCATCGCCGCCGTGCCCGAGGGCCGTGTCGTCCACCCCAACACCCCCGTGGTCGCGGTCGAGGGCTCGTTGGCCTCGGCCCAGCTGGTCGAGACGGCGCTGCTGAACCAGCTCGGGTTCGCCACGCTCGTCGCCACCAAGGCGTCCCGGGCCGTCGCCGCGGCGCGCGGCAGGCCCGTGGTCGAGTTCGGCATGCGGAGGGCGCAGGGGCGCGGCGCCGACGCCGCCTCGCGGGCTGCGGTCGTCGGCGGGGCGCTGTCGACATCCCACGCCGCCGTCGCCTACCAGCTCGGACTGACGCCGTCGGGCACCCACGCCCACTCGATGGTGCAGGCGTTCATCGCCCTGGGGGAGGGCGAGCTGGGTGCCTTCGAGGCCTACGCCGACGTCTACCCCGACGACTGCCTCCTGCTGGTCGACACCGTCAACACCCTCGAGTCAGGGCTCCCCAACGCGATCCGCGTGTTCGAGCGCCTCGCCCGCGCCGGCCACCGGCCCGTCGGCATCCGCCTCGACTCCGGCGACCTGGCCCACCTCGCCGTGCAGTCGTCCCGGGAGCTCGACGCCGCCGGCTTCGCCGACGCCTCCATCGTCATCTCGAGCCAGCTCGACGAGATGGCGATCTGGCAGATCACCGAGCAGATCGTGGCCGAGGCCCGGCCGACGGGCCAGGACCCCGACCACGTGATCGGCCGGCTCGTCTTCGGCGTCGGCTCCCGGCTGGCCACGAGCCACGGCGCGCCCAGCCTCGACGCCGTCTACAAGCTGGTGGCCATCGAGCGCGACGGGGGGTGGACGCCGACCATGAAGGTCTCCGACGCTGCGACCAAGGTGCTCAACCCGGGGCGGAAGCGCCTCTGGCGGGTCTCCGACGGCGCCGGCATCGCCACCGCGGACGTCATGTCGACCGCCGACGAGGAGCTGACCCCCGGGTCGGACCTCGTCCTGCACCACCACGGCCGGGACGACGTCAGCCGGACCGTCGCGGCCGCAGCCTGGTCCACCGCCGAGGACCTCCACCTCCCGGTGCTCGACCAGCAGGAGATCGTCTACCCCGGCGGCGGCGAGGCCC encodes the following:
- a CDS encoding NAD(P)H-quinone oxidoreductase, which produces MRAVVITEPGDADVLALQDIPEPVPGPEEVLVAVRATALNRADLLQRRGFYPEPGPPRAHEVPGMELAGTVVALGERATAWQVGDEVMGIVSGGAYAERIAVHERQLMAVPAALGLADAAAVPEVGITAWDALVVRGGLTSGRVALVHAGASGVGTAAIPIAKAMGACVVTTTSTVKVEACKAIGADVVVDYTVDDFVEAAWAATDGQGVDVVLDVVGGDYLNRNLKALRVGGTIVQVGVMGGGRTEIDLGAMLPKRAHLVGTVLRARPLEEKVAVTQRFAREVLPWYADGTIRPVIDRRYRLADIAQAHRHMEANANVGKILIDVGD
- a CDS encoding nicotinate phosphoribosyltransferase, which codes for MTVAPPALVGGILSTDAYQLTMAQLYHRMGLHERPVRFEHLFRSYPDYGTHAAGYCIAAGLAPFVDWARSAAATDADVAALRSHRGRTGERLFTDDFCAWFATASFADLRIAAVPEGRVVHPNTPVVAVEGSLASAQLVETALLNQLGFATLVATKASRAVAAARGRPVVEFGMRRAQGRGADAASRAAVVGGALSTSHAAVAYQLGLTPSGTHAHSMVQAFIALGEGELGAFEAYADVYPDDCLLLVDTVNTLESGLPNAIRVFERLARAGHRPVGIRLDSGDLAHLAVQSSRELDAAGFADASIVISSQLDEMAIWQITEQIVAEARPTGQDPDHVIGRLVFGVGSRLATSHGAPSLDAVYKLVAIERDGGWTPTMKVSDAATKVLNPGRKRLWRVSDGAGIATADVMSTADEELTPGSDLVLHHHGRDDVSRTVAAAAWSTAEDLHLPVLDQQEIVYPGGGEALADLGEASRRREADLAATAPGVRRIINPHVHHVSITEELFRTKQELIARMT